In Candidatus Obscuribacterales bacterium, the following are encoded in one genomic region:
- a CDS encoding BolA family transcriptional regulator, whose protein sequence is MVSPDQVELMIKTGLSDAQVQVQDLTGGGDHYQVIVVSSAFEGKGLVQQHQLVYGAVKQAMSSEAIHALALKTYTPQQWAEQQPA, encoded by the coding sequence GTGGTTAGCCCAGATCAAGTTGAATTAATGATTAAAACCGGACTGTCTGACGCTCAGGTGCAGGTGCAAGACCTCACGGGTGGCGGAGATCATTATCAGGTGATCGTAGTATCATCTGCCTTTGAGGGCAAAGGGTTAGTTCAACAACACCAGCTTGTGTATGGAGCTGTGAAACAGGCCATGTCTTCGGAGGCCATTCATGCTCTAGCCCTCAAAACCTATACCCCTCAACAATGGGCAGA